Part of the Bacillus cereus group sp. RP43 genome is shown below.
AAAAGAGAAGTATCCTAACTTCTCTTTTCTCCGCTAACATTATAATTCCTGTGTATACACTGGCTCGTTCACCACATTTTTTGCTGTTCGTTTTTGTTGCTGTAATAAGAAAACAGATACACCAAACAATACGAGCATGCTGCCGATAATTTGCATTGCATTTAATTTTTCTCCAAGTAAAAAGAACGCAAGTACAGATGCCCCAACAGGTTCTCCTAAAATACTCATGGAAATTGTTGTTGCATTTACGTAGTTTAATAGCCAGTTATTAATGACATGCGACACTGTCGGCACAATCGCAAGTAAAAGAAAAATAGTCCAGTCCCACTTCGTATAACCTGTAAAAGGTACTTGCAGCACTATATTATAAATCCCCATAAAAATACCTGCGAATGCAAAAACTGTAAAGCTATAAATCCAGTGTGATACTTTCTTTACTGTCGTTTGTCCGATAAATAAATAACCGACAACCGCTATTACACTGAAAAAGGATAATATATCTCCATAAATTGCTTGTTTACTTAAACCTAAATCTCCCC
Proteins encoded:
- a CDS encoding EamA family transporter, with the protein product MKQERSIALPLAISIIAISFAAVFVKMSSAPSSILSMYRLWIIVLIMLPIVWKKREEFQKIQIKDWGFLIGSGFFLALHFLLWFESLKHTTVASSTIILALQPIVSLVGGFFLFKERTTYSAIATMGIAILGVMCIGWGDLGLSKQAIYGDILSFFSVIAVVGYLFIGQTTVKKVSHWIYSFTVFAFAGIFMGIYNIVLQVPFTGYTKWDWTIFLLLAIVPTVSHVINNWLLNYVNATTISMSILGEPVGASVLAFFLLGEKLNAMQIIGSMLVLFGVSVFLLQQQKRTAKNVVNEPVYTQEL